TATTGGCCCTGAAGGCTCCTGTTCTGGTTTGTCCGTCCATGAACGTTCATATGTTTGAAAATACCGTAGTTCAGGATAACATAGACAGGCTCCGCCAGGTAGGAATGCATGTCGTCGGTCCGGCAACCGGTTTACTTGCCTGTGGCCATGAGGGCGCAGGGCGTCTTGCCGATCTTGAGGCTATCGCAGAGCAACTCAGGAGCCTGTTGACGCCCCAGGATCTGGCCGGGGAGCAGGTTTTGGTGACGGCAGGGCCAACGCAGGAAGCGATTGATCCGGTTAGATTTATTAGCAATTCCTCCTCGGGAAAAATGGGATACGCCTTGGCCCGTGTTGCCCGGAGGCGGGGGGCTGAGGTCGTCTTAATCAGCGGCCCCACGACTCTTCCTGACCCTGACGGAGTGAGGGCCATTCGTGTTAGGACAGCCAAAGAGATGTTTGACGCGGTTATGGCCCGGGCGGGCCATAGTACGATTATCATCAAGGCGGCAGCCGTATCCGATATGAGGCCAGCCGACGTTTTCCAACACAAAGTGAAAAAGGCCGAGATGGGGCAACAGTGGCCCATGGAAAAGACGGGCGATATCTTAAAGGCGCTTGGAGAAAGGAAGAAAGATCAGGTTTTGGTCGGCTTTGCGGCAGAAACACAGGACCTGGAAGAAAACGCCAGGGCCAAGCTGACGGCAAAGAACCTGGACTTGGTTGTGGCCAACCTCGTGGGGCGAGATGATTCAGGATTCGGTTCGGATACGAACCAGGTAAACCTTTATTTTAAGGACGGACGCTCCGAAACTCTTGCCCTTATGCACAAGAGCGCCCTTGCAGACCTCCTGTTGGATAGAGTGTTGGAGATCAAGAAAAACTCGATGCCTGAAGCGTGATGCCGGATGCTGGATGAGAAATGACCGATCAAACCATCAACCATGCTCTTTACGATGATTTTTCAGAAATCGTCCGTGACCTCAGGGGTTATCTGCAATACGCAAAGCGGCTGGGATTCAAGGGCGTGGCCTTGTCTGAAAAGTCGGCAAATACCTTTGAGCAATGGGACAAAGGACCAGCGGTCGAGACCCTTGAGATGATCCGAAAGGACCTTGGAGACTGCCGCCGGTGCAAACTCCACAAAGGGCGCAAACACTTGGTTTTCGGTGATGGAAATCCACGGGCCCGACTGGTCCTTGTTGGTGAAGGGCCGGGTTACGAAGAAGACTTGCAGGGACTGCCTTTTGTAGGCCCCGCAGGTCAGTTGCTGACTAAAATCCTTGCAGCGATTCACCTGAGGCGCGACGAGGTCTACATCTGTAATATCATAAAGTGCCGTCCTCCGGGGAACCGGAACCCCGAGCCAGACGAAATAGGGGCTTGCATCCCATTTCTCCGACGCCAGATAAGAGCCATCAGGCCAAAAGTGATATGTGCCCTGGGGACATTTGCAGCCCAAACGCTCCTTAAGACAAATACGCCCATATCGCAATTGCGGGGCAATTTCCATACTTATGAAAATATTTCC
This is a stretch of genomic DNA from Deltaproteobacteria bacterium. It encodes these proteins:
- the coaBC gene encoding bifunctional phosphopantothenoylcysteine decarboxylase/phosphopantothenate--cysteine ligase CoaBC, encoding MPDPLEDKQIVLGVCGGIAAYKAADFLRLLVKSNADIRVIMTKAAQAFVGPVTFEALSGHPVWTRMFEGRKNGVLRHIRWADEADAAVIIPATANVIGKMAHGIADDPLTTLVLALKAPVLVCPSMNVHMFENTVVQDNIDRLRQVGMHVVGPATGLLACGHEGAGRLADLEAIAEQLRSLLTPQDLAGEQVLVTAGPTQEAIDPVRFISNSSSGKMGYALARVARRRGAEVVLISGPTTLPDPDGVRAIRVRTAKEMFDAVMARAGHSTIIIKAAAVSDMRPADVFQHKVKKAEMGQQWPMEKTGDILKALGERKKDQVLVGFAAETQDLEENARAKLTAKNLDLVVANLVGRDDSGFGSDTNQVNLYFKDGRSETLALMHKSALADLLLDRVLEIKKNSMPEA
- a CDS encoding uracil-DNA glycosylase is translated as MTDQTINHALYDDFSEIVRDLRGYLQYAKRLGFKGVALSEKSANTFEQWDKGPAVETLEMIRKDLGDCRRCKLHKGRKHLVFGDGNPRARLVLVGEGPGYEEDLQGLPFVGPAGQLLTKILAAIHLRRDEVYICNIIKCRPPGNRNPEPDEIGACIPFLRRQIRAIRPKVICALGTFAAQTLLKTNTPISQLRGNFHTYENISLLPTYHPAFLLRNPAKKRDVWEDIQKVQAAYEKV